The following coding sequences are from one Methanosarcina sp. WWM596 window:
- a CDS encoding DUF2795 domain-containing protein, producing the protein METKSKSGFITELPMETQEILKNIDFPVKRNDIIGQARKIGAIPDILQEFGMLSDRQYNSAEDVARELHIIYMGIPA; encoded by the coding sequence ATGGAAACTAAGAGTAAAAGCGGATTTATTACAGAACTTCCCATGGAAACTCAAGAGATATTAAAAAATATAGATTTTCCTGTAAAAAGGAACGACATTATTGGGCAAGCAAGGAAGATTGGAGCAATCCCGGACATACTACAGGAATTTGGCATGCTTTCGGACAGGCAATATAATAGTGCTGAGGATGTTGCCAGGGAACTTCATATAATTTACATGGGGATCCCCGCCTGA
- the nikR gene encoding nickel-responsive transcriptional regulator NikR, translating to METELMRIGVSLPDTLLGKFDEIIQNRGYSSRSEGIRDAIRSYISYYEWMNDINGHLVGTIAFIYNHTKRGLSNSLTDIQHHYSHLIKSSMYVYLDHEDCFEVVVLEGEGKEIAELAEAMMAFKGVKFSKLITMESNEISDLSIENVNQYF from the coding sequence ATGGAAACAGAACTTATGAGGATAGGGGTTTCCCTTCCCGATACTCTTCTTGGTAAGTTTGATGAGATTATTCAAAACAGAGGGTATTCTTCCCGCTCGGAAGGCATCAGAGATGCCATCAGGAGTTATATTTCCTACTATGAGTGGATGAATGACATTAATGGTCATCTTGTCGGAACAATTGCATTTATTTACAATCACACAAAACGTGGGCTTTCAAATTCCCTGACAGATATTCAGCATCACTACTCTCACCTGATAAAGTCTTCCATGTATGTTTACCTCGACCATGAAGACTGTTTTGAAGTAGTCGTTCTGGAAGGGGAAGGCAAAGAAATAGCAGAGCTTGCTGAAGCTATGATGGCTTTTAAAGGAGTAAAATTCTCAAAACTAATAACTATGGAATCAAACGAAATATCTGACCTTTCCATAGAAAATGTGAATCAATACTTCTGA
- a CDS encoding heterodisulfide reductase-related iron-sulfur binding cluster → MGFSQLHLNKNTSLQVTKTKLDSLQRAGVELMIHMCPNCHIHTTATSLLLKKSLGKNTTWYT, encoded by the coding sequence ATGGGCTTTTCCCAGCTCCACCTTAACAAAAACACCTCTCTCCAGGTTACCAAAACCAAACTCGACAGCCTTCAGAGAGCCGGAGTGGAGTTAATGATCCATATGTGCCCTAACTGCCATATCCATACGACCGCTACCAGCCTGTTATTGAAAAAGAGTTTGGGGAAAAATACGACATGGTACACATGA
- a CDS encoding N-acetyltransferase — MLQTVEEIQDEFATHKFLKAVSKHSIIGSVRTRVMDNTCHIGRLIVHPEWQNLRIGTRLVTEVELMHRDVVRFELFTGSNSIRNLHLYHKLRYQELRREPLDSKVELVYLEKIVIGKKKSIGYKNP, encoded by the coding sequence TTGCTGCAGACCGTCGAAGAGATTCAAGACGAATTCGCTACCCATAAATTCCTTAAAGCTGTCAGCAAACACTCAATTATAGGATCTGTACGAACTCGTGTAATGGATAACACTTGCCATATAGGCAGGCTGATTGTGCACCCTGAATGGCAGAACCTGAGGATAGGCACTCGTTTGGTGACAGAGGTTGAACTTATGCACCGGGATGTAGTTCGATTTGAACTCTTCACCGGATCAAATAGCATCAGAAATCTTCATCTCTACCATAAACTGAGGTATCAGGAGTTAAGGCGGGAGCCGTTGGACAGCAAAGTTGAACTTGTATATTTGGAAAAGATAGTGATTGGAAAAAAGAAAAGTATCGGATATAAAAATCCTTGA
- a CDS encoding UPF0228 family protein, with product MIGVDMNKISKKIAFFIVFLTLLIITGVFIKMTVDTKPPVNTSFPVPGSQVGGLYIQFKDGISESEVKTILQNSNMTVDYRMEYDTNSTDEIYYIMVDKNKITDVRDELGKENNWTKSVPAIKKGNYYIITVYEQATYDKNFLEVLDKYDLQLKRFVWCEIRFYEGSKKWWIPEEEAIRIKNELEQKENIVTVQLSYLYP from the coding sequence TTGATAGGTGTTGATATGAATAAAATCTCAAAGAAAATTGCTTTTTTTATTGTTTTCCTAACTCTCTTAATAATTACAGGAGTATTTATAAAAATGACAGTTGATACGAAACCACCAGTTAATACATCTTTTCCAGTTCCTGGATCGCAAGTAGGTGGTCTGTATATTCAATTTAAAGATGGAATTTCTGAGTCGGAAGTAAAAACCATTCTTCAAAACTCTAACATGACTGTAGACTATAGAATGGAATATGACACAAATAGTACAGATGAAATATATTACATAATGGTAGACAAAAATAAAATAACGGATGTAAGAGATGAATTAGGGAAAGAAAACAATTGGACTAAGTCTGTTCCTGCTATCAAAAAAGGAAATTATTATATTATTACGGTATATGAACAAGCTACCTATGATAAAAATTTCCTTGAGGTGCTGGACAAATACGATCTTCAGTTGAAAAGGTTTGTTTGGTGCGAAATTCGTTTTTATGAGGGATCTAAGAAATGGTGGATTCCGGAAGAAGAAGCAATAAGAATAAAAAACGAGCTTGAACAAAAAGAGAATATTGTTACTGTACAGCTTAGTTACCTTTATCCTTGA
- a CDS encoding C39 family peptidase, translated as MIKNKIGIETLILLILLVGMVLMPAGSAQEESSNVTYSLGMISEKQAEDVASYSIKEISGSVPNFEEWEDATVKLSTVYYDLDGEISAYSYNVIENKQQAGYIFISATKDNYPVLEFSKGKIPNEIPEYTTRSKSLAQERANKIKFESNDKEELTIGKMKPLYLGPTFYYAEYALIDTEGKAKEKVIVDLPFSTIVDFNKSNESIPVNEEDCLFNNTYLQQQQEMRTQNSNTQWTVLEKEIANSSSYSTSSSSKTISGVPKYGWLCGCSPTASGMVLGYWASHGYSYLITGPDLIRGLATAMGTEWPGNGATWPWAIDDGIETVCNNHGYNNFDASNDIYVSWSEVKTEVNADKPFVLSMLNGGTGNGYTQPYGDHSVTCVGYYDGSSDYVYIHDTWDTSNKHYLTFGSWTGAMATWVRP; from the coding sequence ATGATTAAGAACAAAATTGGAATCGAAACGCTAATTTTATTAATTCTGCTGGTTGGTATGGTGTTAATGCCGGCAGGAAGTGCACAGGAAGAATCGTCGAATGTGACTTACTCATTAGGTATGATCAGCGAAAAACAGGCGGAAGACGTTGCATCTTACTCTATAAAAGAGATTTCCGGATCTGTACCTAATTTTGAAGAATGGGAAGACGCTACTGTGAAACTATCTACTGTTTACTACGATCTTGATGGTGAAATATCAGCTTATTCATATAACGTTATCGAAAACAAGCAACAAGCTGGATATATATTCATTTCAGCGACGAAGGATAACTATCCTGTTTTGGAGTTTTCAAAAGGCAAAATACCTAATGAAATACCAGAATATACAACCCGTTCAAAATCACTGGCACAAGAACGCGCCAACAAGATAAAGTTCGAAAGTAATGATAAAGAAGAACTGACTATTGGAAAGATGAAACCTCTTTATTTAGGCCCAACCTTCTACTACGCAGAGTATGCACTAATCGATACTGAAGGTAAGGCTAAAGAAAAAGTAATAGTGGATTTACCATTTTCAACTATAGTAGATTTTAATAAATCAAATGAGAGTATTCCCGTAAATGAAGAAGACTGTTTATTTAACAACACATATTTACAACAGCAACAAGAAATGAGAACACAAAATTCAAACACACAATGGACTGTCTTAGAAAAAGAAATAGCTAATTCCTCAAGTTATTCTACGTCTTCCAGTTCAAAAACGATCAGTGGTGTGCCTAAGTATGGCTGGCTCTGTGGTTGTTCTCCAACTGCGTCTGGGATGGTATTAGGATATTGGGCCAGCCATGGATATTCTTACTTAATAACGGGGCCTGATCTAATTAGGGGATTAGCTACTGCGATGGGTACAGAGTGGCCGGGAAATGGAGCAACCTGGCCATGGGCGATTGACGATGGTATAGAGACAGTTTGCAATAACCATGGATATAATAACTTTGATGCAAGCAATGATATCTATGTCTCATGGTCTGAGGTAAAAACCGAAGTGAATGCAGACAAGCCTTTCGTGCTTAGCATGCTAAACGGTGGGACAGGTAATGGTTACACTCAGCCATATGGCGATCATAGTGTTACCTGTGTGGGATACTATGATGGAAGTAGCGATTATGTATATATCCATGATACATGGGACACGAGTAATAAACACTACCTAACTTTTGGGAGCTGGACTGGAGCTATGGCAACATGGGTGAGGCCTTAA
- a CDS encoding UPF0228 family protein, which translates to MKKTQVNDELRVSGIYIQFEDGVSDSEVQTILKNYNLTMNYSIKYNIDYMADEYYIMLDKDERDVRRELSEGMKEEKKDWTISSPSHVIRKGDSYVIVVSEQAVNDEKFLSILNKYNTQVKKFVWCYIRFEKPDGFRYWIPEEDAVKMKNELENNESILTASIDYINDQ; encoded by the coding sequence ATGAAAAAAACACAAGTTAATGATGAGCTCAGAGTAAGTGGTATATATATTCAATTTGAAGATGGAGTTTCCGATTCGGAAGTTCAAACTATTCTTAAAAATTATAACCTGACTATGAACTATAGCATAAAGTACAATATTGATTATATGGCGGACGAGTACTACATTATGTTAGACAAAGATGAAAGGGATGTAAGACGCGAACTAAGTGAAGGGATGAAGGAAGAGAAAAAAGATTGGACTATATCTTCTCCTTCACATGTTATCAGAAAAGGAGATTCTTACGTAATCGTGGTATCCGAACAGGCTGTCAATGATGAAAAGTTTCTTTCGATACTGAATAAATATAACACTCAGGTGAAAAAGTTTGTCTGGTGCTATATTCGATTTGAAAAGCCGGACGGGTTCAGGTATTGGATTCCGGAGGAAGACGCAGTCAAAATGAAAAACGAGCTCGAAAATAATGAAAGTATTCTTACCGCATCTATTGACTATATTAATGATCAGTAA
- a CDS encoding heterodisulfide reductase-related iron-sulfur binding cluster, producing the protein MGYSQIHLNKNTSLQVTKAKLDSLQRAGVELMIHMCPNCHIQYDRYQPVIEKEFGVEYDMVHMNIAQFVALSMGADPYKVCGFQTHSVPLEGFLEKAGLI; encoded by the coding sequence ATGGGCTATTCTCAGATCCACCTTAACAAAAATACTTCCCTCCAGGTAACCAAAGCCAAACTCGACAGCCTCCAGAGAGCCGGAGTGGAGTTAATGATCCATATGTGCCCGAACTGCCATATCCAGTACGACCGCTACCAGCCTGTAATTGAAAAAGAGTTCGGGGTAGAGTACGACATGGTGCACATGAATATTGCCCAGTTCGTAGCTCTTTCAATGGGAGCAGACCCCTACAAAGTATGCGGTTTCCAGACTCACTCCGTGCCTCTGGAAGGTTTTCTTGAAAAGGCCGGTTTAATATAA
- a CDS encoding cation:proton antiporter: MKFNLLTDLLIIFGLSIPVVYIFFRLKISPLVGFLIAGILAGPYGLGLIHETENIEVMSEIGVVLLLFTIGIEFSLRELLKIKRIILLGGGLQISLTAAVVSLLLWWLGYSPETAVFMGLIVALSSTAIVLKLLQEKGEIYSAHGRIALGILIFQDIAAVLIIILAPLLAGEAVVGSDLLELLFRGIGLVLLTLVSARYVVPFVLFNMAKTRNNELFLLSVVVIGLAVAWITSIAGLSLALGAFLAGLIISESEYAAQALGTVISFKDMFMSIFFISTGMMLNLDQMLTHLPLILTATALVLVLKTTVNALTTFLIGFPLHTMILVGFSLAQVGEFSLVTAQVGFENGIFSETIYQEFLAVTVLSMVVTPFFTELGYYSAVSSQQLSLPKILTNNRYSLQDGGQEEELENHLVIIGYGVSGKNVGIAAKKASIPYIVIEINPETVRQEKLNGVNIIYGDAAQKAVLEHTGIKTAKSIVITAGNPVSTWKIIEVANRLNPDIHIIARTHFLDTIDSFYALGADEVISDEFECSIELFSRVLNKYMVPVKEIETMNNQLRADHYMMLRGPEIQRKNVSGLSLDFSGVEVKSIRVEKHSKAAEKTLGDLDLRNKYGVTVIAISRNHRLMYDLRAETKFSPDDILLVISPPEQLEEIRELFENGA; encoded by the coding sequence ATGAAATTTAATCTTTTGACCGATCTGCTGATTATTTTTGGTCTTTCGATCCCTGTTGTTTATATTTTTTTCAGGTTGAAGATATCTCCGCTCGTGGGTTTCTTGATTGCTGGCATCCTTGCGGGGCCGTATGGGCTTGGACTGATTCATGAGACTGAGAATATTGAGGTTATGTCAGAAATCGGAGTTGTCTTGCTGCTCTTTACTATCGGGATAGAGTTTTCCCTGCGCGAGCTCCTGAAAATAAAGAGGATCATACTCCTGGGAGGGGGGCTGCAGATATCTCTTACGGCTGCTGTTGTTTCTCTTCTCTTATGGTGGCTTGGTTATTCTCCTGAGACTGCGGTTTTCATGGGGCTTATTGTAGCGCTTAGCAGTACTGCTATTGTCCTGAAATTGCTGCAGGAAAAAGGGGAGATCTATAGCGCTCACGGGAGGATAGCACTCGGAATTCTTATTTTCCAGGACATAGCTGCGGTTTTGATAATCATCCTTGCCCCGCTGCTTGCAGGAGAGGCGGTGGTCGGAAGCGATCTTCTCGAGCTTTTATTCAGGGGGATAGGGCTTGTCCTTCTCACTCTTGTAAGTGCGCGTTACGTAGTTCCTTTTGTCTTATTCAATATGGCAAAAACACGCAACAATGAGCTTTTCCTGCTGAGCGTAGTCGTAATAGGGCTTGCTGTTGCCTGGATAACTTCCATAGCCGGGCTTTCCCTTGCACTCGGGGCTTTTCTGGCAGGGCTTATTATCTCCGAGTCCGAGTACGCTGCACAGGCTCTCGGGACGGTTATTTCTTTCAAGGACATGTTCATGAGCATCTTTTTTATTTCAACCGGGATGATGCTGAACCTTGACCAGATGTTAACTCATCTCCCACTGATTCTTACAGCCACTGCCCTTGTTCTTGTCCTGAAAACCACAGTAAACGCTCTCACCACTTTTCTCATAGGTTTTCCCCTGCATACCATGATCCTGGTTGGGTTTTCCCTGGCTCAGGTAGGAGAATTTTCTCTGGTCACTGCGCAGGTAGGCTTTGAAAATGGGATATTTTCTGAGACAATCTACCAGGAGTTCCTTGCCGTTACTGTGCTTTCTATGGTGGTAACTCCTTTTTTCACGGAACTGGGATACTATTCTGCAGTTTCCAGCCAACAACTTTCCCTTCCCAAAATATTGACAAATAACCGATACAGTTTGCAGGACGGAGGACAGGAAGAAGAGCTTGAGAACCATCTGGTTATAATAGGCTACGGAGTAAGTGGAAAAAATGTTGGAATTGCCGCAAAAAAGGCTTCTATACCCTATATAGTAATCGAGATCAATCCAGAGACTGTCCGGCAGGAAAAACTGAACGGGGTAAACATTATTTATGGGGATGCCGCTCAAAAAGCCGTGCTTGAACATACAGGCATCAAAACTGCCAAATCAATTGTAATAACTGCAGGCAATCCTGTAAGTACCTGGAAAATCATTGAAGTGGCTAACAGACTGAATCCTGACATTCATATTATTGCAAGGACTCACTTTCTGGACACAATTGACAGCTTTTATGCTCTCGGAGCTGATGAGGTTATCTCGGACGAATTTGAGTGTTCTATAGAGCTTTTCTCCAGGGTCCTGAACAAGTACATGGTTCCGGTTAAAGAGATTGAAACCATGAACAATCAACTTCGAGCTGATCATTATATGATGCTGCGTGGCCCTGAAATTCAGAGGAAAAATGTATCCGGACTGTCTCTTGACTTTTCTGGTGTGGAGGTCAAAAGTATAAGGGTTGAAAAACACTCCAAAGCTGCAGAGAAAACTCTTGGAGATCTTGATCTCCGAAATAAGTATGGGGTTACAGTTATTGCAATTTCCCGAAACCACAGGCTTATGTACGATCTGAGAGCTGAGACGAAATTTAGTCCAGACGATATCCTGCTTGTAATCAGTCCTCCAGAACAACTTGAGGAAATAAGGGAACTTTTTGAAAATGGTGCATGA
- a CDS encoding C39 family peptidase, translating into MIKNKVTADEAFKHANAHMISFIAADADFEEWKEASIDSKPLELYDPTGQKLYHQFSVYKDNNIIGRIYIGADKQLGASVQLISFYPKPFDATEAMKKSIEIAKNECPDGSIESTKMVVYDYPAIGAMTVVKDKTTGYEHRIFVDAYTLDIVEDEPATETESGIWSIYEHRLKNGTEENLKDWQKSDQLTKYIEQEATDKGIDINVPITKDKIQKLIDDSVIKLVTSKTLNVPLYGQEASDYCAAASGKMIAKYYNVDHTQTHIYEMMDEGGVIDDQIYYYVTSIFEGGLGKTGTFDDGTPIFSQLKSKINNYRPVVSLIPGHVRVCRGYSDTGVGFILFED; encoded by the coding sequence ATGATTAAGAACAAAGTAACTGCTGATGAAGCTTTTAAACATGCTAATGCACACATGATAAGTTTTATAGCAGCTGATGCGGACTTTGAAGAATGGAAAGAGGCGTCTATTGATTCCAAACCATTGGAGCTTTACGATCCAACTGGTCAAAAATTGTATCATCAATTTTCAGTGTATAAAGATAACAACATAATAGGTAGAATCTATATAGGGGCCGATAAACAGCTTGGAGCTTCAGTCCAATTAATCTCGTTTTACCCAAAACCGTTTGATGCTACCGAAGCCATGAAGAAATCAATCGAAATTGCCAAAAATGAATGTCCAGATGGAAGTATCGAATCAACTAAGATGGTTGTATACGACTATCCTGCTATAGGAGCAATGACCGTAGTAAAGGACAAAACGACAGGATATGAACATCGGATATTTGTAGATGCATATACTCTTGATATCGTGGAAGATGAGCCTGCAACTGAAACAGAGTCTGGGATTTGGTCAATTTATGAACATAGATTGAAGAATGGAACAGAGGAGAACTTAAAAGACTGGCAGAAAAGTGATCAACTCACGAAGTATATAGAACAAGAAGCGACTGATAAGGGAATTGATATCAATGTGCCAATTACTAAGGACAAGATACAAAAACTGATTGATGATTCAGTGATAAAGTTAGTTACAAGTAAAACACTTAATGTTCCCTTATATGGACAAGAAGCAAGTGATTACTGTGCTGCAGCAAGTGGCAAAATGATTGCTAAATACTATAATGTAGATCATACCCAAACACACATCTATGAAATGATGGATGAAGGTGGAGTTATTGACGACCAAATATATTATTATGTAACAAGCATATTTGAAGGAGGATTAGGGAAAACTGGTACATTTGACGATGGGACTCCAATTTTTAGTCAACTCAAATCCAAAATTAATAACTATAGACCTGTAGTTAGTTTGATTCCAGGACATGTTCGGGTTTGTAGGGGGTATTCAGATACTGGTGTTGGATTTATACTATTTGAAGATTAA
- a CDS encoding C39 family peptidase: MIKNKIGIGSLILAIMLIGIALIPAVSAQKEDNYSVTAEEAFKHANAHMISFIAADAPGFENWTGASIDPNPQELYDINGEKLFYQFSVYKEKKLIGTIDIFANKTLGNSLNDIAFDPYPYNATEAMDKSIEITKENYPDGEITSTKMVVYSYPKIGAMTIVKDKSGVEHRIFVDVYTLDVVPDKPATETEIGVRSMFEMRLENGVDENLKEWDISDQLTKSIEQAATNKGVNINAAVTEENIEKLSGDATIKSTTSSNSLDVPLYAQLTSYYCVPASCQMVGKYYDITHTQDYIYNLEDGIIPYGLSDSDAKDYCRSYSGLSKRGSYIDSSFTASETTSEIDNGRPYLSFISGHCRLCRGYYYSGETLRLIINDPYPVCVGTLRLETYGSEVRHVYVRD, from the coding sequence ATGATTAAGAACAAAATTGGAATAGGATCGCTAATTTTAGCAATAATGCTGATTGGCATAGCATTGATACCAGCCGTAAGTGCACAGAAAGAGGATAATTATTCTGTAACTGCTGAAGAAGCTTTTAAGCATGCCAATGCGCACATGATAAGTTTTATAGCAGCTGATGCACCAGGCTTTGAAAACTGGACTGGGGCATCTATTGATCCCAATCCACAGGAGCTTTATGACATAAATGGTGAGAAATTATTTTATCAATTCTCAGTATATAAAGAAAAAAAATTGATAGGTACAATTGACATTTTTGCCAATAAGACTCTTGGAAATTCACTTAACGACATTGCATTTGATCCATACCCGTATAATGCGACCGAAGCTATGGATAAATCAATAGAAATTACCAAAGAAAATTACCCAGATGGAGAAATCACATCAACTAAGATGGTTGTATATAGCTATCCCAAAATAGGGGCAATGACCATAGTAAAGGACAAGTCAGGCGTTGAACATCGGATATTTGTAGATGTATACACCCTTGACGTGGTACCAGATAAACCCGCAACCGAAACCGAAATTGGAGTGCGGTCAATGTTTGAGATGAGATTGGAGAATGGAGTAGATGAGAATTTAAAGGAATGGGATATAAGCGACCAACTCACAAAATCTATTGAACAAGCAGCGACGAATAAGGGAGTTAATATTAATGCGGCAGTCACTGAAGAAAATATTGAAAAACTCAGTGGCGATGCAACAATAAAATCTACAACAAGTAGTAATTCACTTGATGTTCCCTTATATGCACAATTAACTAGTTATTACTGTGTTCCAGCAAGTTGTCAAATGGTTGGTAAATACTATGATATAACTCATACCCAAGACTACATCTATAACTTGGAAGACGGGATAATTCCATATGGGCTCTCAGATTCCGACGCAAAAGATTATTGTAGATCATATTCAGGATTATCGAAACGTGGCTCATATATTGATTCGAGTTTTACTGCTTCGGAGACTACATCTGAAATTGACAATGGAAGACCTTATTTAAGTTTTATTTCCGGACATTGTCGACTTTGCAGGGGATACTATTATTCTGGTGAGACACTTCGTTTGATTATTAATGATCCATATCCTGTTTGTGTTGGTACACTTAGATTGGAAACCTATGGTTCAGAAGTTAGACATGTATATGTGAGGGACTAA
- a CDS encoding pyridoxamine 5'-phosphate oxidase family protein yields the protein MTSKLMDYFNKQPRIGVLSTASKDGKVDSAVLGSPQMTDEKTVVIATGKNRTFANLQENPYAMFLIMEPGADIMAWKGIRVYLKMKESATSGEMLDMIKSQIAKMAGEEAAKMIYATATFEIIELRPLVDMGQGWEKSI from the coding sequence ATGACGTCAAAATTGATGGACTACTTTAACAAGCAACCGAGAATTGGGGTTCTCAGCACAGCGAGTAAAGACGGAAAGGTAGATTCGGCTGTTTTAGGCTCGCCTCAGATGACCGATGAAAAGACCGTTGTAATTGCAACAGGTAAGAACCGCACGTTTGCAAACCTTCAGGAGAACCCTTACGCAATGTTCCTGATAATGGAACCAGGAGCAGATATTATGGCATGGAAAGGGATCAGGGTTTATCTGAAGATGAAGGAATCTGCGACTTCAGGAGAAATGCTTGATATGATCAAAAGCCAGATCGCAAAAATGGCCGGTGAGGAAGCGGCAAAGATGATATACGCAACTGCCACCTTCGAGATTATTGAGCTTAGGCCTCTCGTTGATATGGGACAGGGCTGGGAGAAATCGATCTGA
- a CDS encoding C39 family peptidase yields MNRNKIGVSVLVLAAATKGVSINAAVTEENIKKLSADITKSRTDVEVDLGATVYAQITSYYCAPATAKMLTKYYNDESPHQTTIYEMMNGVAPNGVTYPNQLLYYCSSNGMNKPDSFSTDTVSFAGAMNEINNGGPFASGVSGHVRMCRGYKISGSNEYLRIGDPNPIYFCVPYWEAFGSENKRIYVRS; encoded by the coding sequence ATGAACCGTAATAAAATTGGAGTAAGTGTACTTGTTTTAGCAGCAGCTACTAAGGGAGTTAGTATTAATGCGGCAGTCACTGAAGAAAATATTAAAAAACTCAGTGCCGATATAACAAAATCGAGAACTGATGTTGAAGTAGATCTTGGTGCTACTGTGTATGCGCAAATAACGAGTTACTACTGTGCTCCAGCAACTGCCAAAATGCTTACTAAATATTACAATGATGAAAGTCCTCACCAAACTACTATATATGAAATGATGAATGGGGTAGCTCCTAATGGGGTTACTTATCCCAATCAGTTACTTTATTATTGTTCAAGCAACGGAATGAATAAACCTGATTCATTCAGTACAGACACTGTATCTTTTGCTGGAGCTATGAATGAAATTAACAATGGTGGACCCTTCGCGAGTGGAGTTTCAGGTCATGTTCGAATGTGTCGTGGATACAAAATAAGTGGTTCGAATGAATATTTGCGTATAGGTGATCCTAATCCCATATATTTCTGTGTACCTTATTGGGAAGCATTCGGTTCTGAAAATAAACGTATATATGTGAGGAGTTAA
- a CDS encoding UPF0228 family protein, which translates to MNKISKVVVVFIALLTFLALMMQSQEVKTPGLLIQFENETSEAEVKAILENYDIPVNYTIDYNSNIGRGMYYIEVDEDKIYELRKDENWTSVVEIKKGNYNIIMLSEEFVPDENVLAMLEKNNLQLKKAVVCYIQFGDGSAPWVVGENCILERDAIRIKNELETNEKVLIVGLDDIVG; encoded by the coding sequence GTGAATAAAATTAGCAAAGTAGTAGTTGTTTTTATTGCTCTTCTAACCTTCTTAGCACTGATGATGCAATCTCAAGAAGTTAAAACACCTGGTTTACTTATTCAATTTGAAAATGAAACTAGTGAGGCGGAAGTTAAAGCCATTCTTGAAAATTACGACATACCCGTGAATTATACCATAGACTATAATTCTAATATTGGGCGAGGAATGTACTACATAGAAGTTGATGAAGATAAAATATATGAATTAAGGAAAGATGAAAACTGGACTTCTGTAGTTGAAATCAAAAAAGGAAATTATAACATAATTATGTTATCTGAAGAATTTGTTCCAGATGAAAATGTTCTCGCAATGCTGGAAAAAAATAACCTTCAGTTGAAAAAGGCTGTTGTGTGTTATATCCAGTTTGGAGATGGATCAGCGCCCTGGGTTGTTGGAGAGAATTGTATTCTGGAGAGGGATGCAATCAGGATAAAAAATGAACTCGAAACAAATGAGAAAGTTTTGATTGTAGGTCTGGATGATATTGTAGGGTAA